The Dioscorea cayenensis subsp. rotundata cultivar TDr96_F1 chromosome 7, TDr96_F1_v2_PseudoChromosome.rev07_lg8_w22 25.fasta, whole genome shotgun sequence genome includes a region encoding these proteins:
- the LOC120264331 gene encoding uncharacterized protein LOC120264331 has protein sequence MEDGRRPTAAEVIGKLKDDGDFDTLRLKIIRKVKENEELRNNIIAEVKQSVVLNEDGAENLKPRQLSDGIYQEIGNKIMGQISDELWKVIRSNYGMKNDIRETVESVYNRLINPKKKEEQSSPPRQKPSKRKKEKNHSSPSQPLTGGKEDNSPSTAVSTHKTNISDGSEPTEPPGFVPSNQHVNGNKEEQKDRPHCVPEMLEPSIDELPPGFAPQHVETKPVIGVGEEDPDVPPGFG, from the exons ATGGAGGATGGCCGGCGGCCAACGGCGGCGGAGGTAATAGGGAAATTGAAGGACGACGGGGATTTCGACACTCTCCGCCTCAAGATCATCCGCAAGGTCAAGGAGAAT GAGGAGCTAAGAAACAACATCATAGCAGAGGTGAAGCAATCTGTGGTTCTTAATGAGGACGGGGCCGAGAATTTGAAACCAAGACAACTTTCTGATGGTATTTATCAAGAAATTGG GAACAAAATCATGGGACAAATTTCAGACGAGCTATGGAAAGTTATCAGATCAAACTATGGCATGAAGAATGACATTAGAGAGACGGTGGAGTCTGTTTACAACAGATTAATCAaccccaaaaagaaagaagaacaatCTTCTCCCCCTCGGCAGAAGCCATCaaagaggaaaaaagaaaaaaatcattccTCCCCTTCACAGCCGCTAACCGGTGGCAAAGAAGATAACTCCCCTTCGACGGCAGTATctacacacaaaacaaatatttctgATGGCAGCGAACCAACTGAACCACCCGGCTTTGTTCCATCGAATCAGCACGTCAATGGCAACAAGGAAGAGCAGAAGGATAGACCGCATTGTGTTCCAGAGATGCTCGAGCCAAGCATTGATGAACTGCCACCCGGCTTTGCTCCACAGCACGTTGAAACTAAGCCGGTGATCGGTGTCGGTGAGGAGGACCCTGATGTTCCTCCTGGTTTTGGTTGA
- the LOC120264932 gene encoding nucleolar protein 6 isoform X2, which yields MIMEANSMDFKVGELLKEVRIDSAASKTLDKAVSSIVDAIKAIPERVVSSKGAQKFIEDLRVPAKKARFTFKSPESVIVAGSHSIRSIARPDINVDLLVRMPKECFHRNDYLNHRYHAKRCLYLRVIAKSLKSSPLVQKVRWSTFQNEARKPVLILSLVPELSELHGCYIRIIPTASSIFDTSRLSLEKNNVREVSQDGISQPTPRYNSSILEDMFLEDNAEFVKKMFLEWSSLEEALVLVKVWARNRSSIYMHDCLNGHLISVIVAYLATRSGGNCINKSMNAMQIFRITLKFIGTSSAWDRCLSLQPLGQYNLSQEDLKQYLQTFGVVLLDASGCLNLTFRLKRAAFSELQDEAVRTLKCIEKYGDGGFEEIFMTKVDFAAKFDSFLRINLKDCSRLYMPGFCLDDECWRTSEDKLHSLLKQGLNDRVKLIRVTWKNAPFEWNIEDGLSKFSDEPMLVGMLNSTQEKSFRVVDVGPSPEDKEEAIKFRKFWGERAELRRFKDGTIAESTVWDCESWERHLIIKRITEYILWKHFLLPKEDIIHTADQLDFCLHLDGKDSASFSGSLLGAFETLSKRLRNIKEIPLKISSVQPLDPALRHTSVYPPPPHPLAFENSVSQKPPKFATTCIHSLEVMIQLEGSGNWPLDNIAIEKTKAAFLLKIGESLQDKWGVICDATDDEVNVLMSGHAFRLKILHERGVNLLKNQETNKMKSTSLIDKELFLRSQHSSMINGLHGRYPTYGPVVRLAKRWVSSHLFSSFLTEEAIELVVAYLFLNPFPFLAPSSRITGFLRFLRLLSDYDWTFSPMIIDINEDFTSDDLKEINEIIRRKCSRGRACYVPGYGI from the exons ATGATCATGGAGGCGAACTCTATGGATTTCAAGGTTGGAGAGCTCCTGAAAGAGGTAAGGATCGATTCCGCCGCCTCGAAAACCCTTGATAAAGCTGTCTCTTCCATTGTGGATGCGATAAAAGCGATTCCGGAGCGAGTAGTGTCGTCAAAGGGAGCTCAGAAATTCATTGAGGATCTTCGAGTTCCGGCAAAGAAGGCACGGTTCACTTTCAAGAGCCCGGAGTCCGTCATTGTCGCCGGGAGTCACTCGATTAGGTCCATTGCTCGGCCGGATATCAATGTCGACCTCTTGGTTCGGATGCCCAAG GAATGTTTTCATCGGAATGACTACTTGAACCATCGGTATCATGCAAAGAGATGCCTTTACCTTCGGGTCATTGCAAAGAGCTTGAAATCATCTCCTTTAGTGCAGAAAGTAAGGTGGTCAACCTTCCAGAATGAAGCACGGAAGCCTGTTTTGATTTTGTCTCTAG TGCCTGAGCTTTCTGAACTACATGGATGTTACATAAGGATAATCCCCACTGCTTCTTCTATATTTGATACTTCAAGGTTGAGCTTGGAAAAAAACAATGTTCGTGAAGTCAGTcagg aTGGCATTTCTCAACCAACTCCAAGGTACAATAGCAGCATACTGGAAGACATGTTTTTGGAGGACAATGCagaatttgtcaaaaaaatgtTTCTTGAATGGAGTAGTTTGGAAGAGGCTTTAGTCTTGGTTAAG GTTTGGGCTCGTAATCGAAGTTCCATCTATATGCATGATTGCTTAAATGGTCACTTGATCTCTGTCATAGTGGCATACCTTGCAACAAGATCTGGAGGAAATTGCATCAACAAGTCAATGAATGCAATGCAGATTTTCCGAATTACATTAAAATTTATTG GTACTTCTAGTGCATGGGACAGGTGCCTTTCTCTACAGCCTCTGGGGCAATATAATCTTTCTCAGGAG GATCTGAAACAATATCTACAAACTTTTGGTGTTGTTTTATTGGATGCATCGGGATGTTTGAATTTAACATTTCGATTGAAAAGGGCAGCCTTTTCAGAG ctTCAAGATGAGGCTGTTCGCACACTTAAAtgcattgaaaaatatggagaTGGTGGATTTGAAGAGATATTTATGACAAAGGTTGACTTTGCTGCTAAATTTGATTCTTTCTTGAG AATCAATCTGAAGGATTGTAGTAGGCTATATATGCCAGGCTTCTGTTTGGATGATGAATGTTGGAGAACAAGTGAAGACAAACTGCACTCACTTTTGAAACAAGGACTGAATGATAGAGTGAAATTAATTCGAGTGACCTGGAAAAATGCACCTTTTGAATGGAACATAGAAGAT GGTCTGTCAAAGTTCAGTGATGAACCGATGCTTGTTGGCATGTTAAACAGTACACAAGAAAAGAGTTTTCGAGTTGTTGATGTCGGTCCAAGTCCTGAGGATAAAGAAGAG GCTATCAAGTTCAGAAAATTTTGGGGAGAAAGAGCAGAGCTTAGAAGGTTTAAGGATGGAACCATAGCAGAGAGCACAG TTTGGGACTGTGAATCCTGGGAGAGGCATCTCATTATTAAAAGAATTACTGAATACATTCTCTGGAAGCATTTCCTCCTACCAAAGGAGGACATAATACATACAGCGGATCAGCTTGATTTCTGTCTTCATCTCGATGGCAAAG ATTCTGCATCATTTTCCGGTAGCCTTCTTGGGGCATTTGAAACTCTGTCCAAGAGATTACGCAATATAAAGGAAATTCCATTGAAGATATCAAGTGTGCAACCATTAGATCCAG CTCTAAGGCATACCTCTGTCTATCCTCCTCCACCTCATCCTTTGGCTTTCGAAAATAGTGTTAGCCAGAAACCACCAAAATTTGCTACAACCTGCATCCACTCTCTTGAAGTTATGATTCAG TTAGAGGGATCAGGAAATTGGCCATTGGATAATATAGCAATCGAGAAAACTAAAGCTGCTTTCCTTTTGAAAATCGGAGAAAG TCTTCAGGATAAGTGGGGTGTAATTTGTGATGCAACTGATGATGAGGTGAATGTCCTAATGTCTGGCCATGCCTTTCGTCTTAAAATTCTTCATGAAAGAGGTGTAAACCTATTGAAAAACCAAG aaactaataaaatgaaaagcaCTTCACTGATAGACAAGGAGCTATTCCTCCGCAGCCAACACTCGAGCATGATTAATGGTTTACACGGTCGATATCCTACATACGGGCCAGTTGTGAG GCTTGCAAAGCGATGGGTTTCATCACAtctattttcttctttcctAACAGAGGAGGCAATTGAATTGGTTGTTGCatacctatttttgaatccatTTCCATTTCTTGCACCGTCCTCCCGGATTACTGGATTTTTGAG GTTCTTGCGGTTGCTATCAGACTATGATTGGACCTTCTCTCCCATGATTATTGATATAAACGAGGATTTCACGTCGGATGATTTAAAGGAGATCAAT GAAATCATACGAAGAAAATGCTCAAGAGGTAGAGCCTGCTATGTTCCTGGCTACGGCATATGA
- the LOC120264533 gene encoding 7-methyl-GTP pyrophosphatase-like isoform X1 has translation MAQNGSFKIILGSSSSSRKQILAEMGYDFTVKTADIDEKEIRKDKPEELVVALAHAKADAIISRLQISEFREVDAEPTLLITADQVVVHGGMIREKPADADEAREFIKGYSAGHASTVGSVLVTNLKTGIRKDGWDKAEIYFHKIPDEVIENLIKEGDVLYVAGGLMVEHPLTSPFVEAVVGTIDSVMGLPKALTEKLIQEAL, from the exons ATGGCTCAGAATGGTTCTTTCAAG ATAATACTTGGATCGTCTTCGTCTTCTCGGAAGCAAATTTTGGCTGAGATGGGCTATGATTTTACTGTCAAG ACTGCTGACATTGATGAGAAGGAGATTCGGAAGGACAAGCCTGAAGAGTTGGTTGTGGCTTTAGCTCACGCAAAA GCAGATGCAATTATATCAAGGCTTCAGATTAGTGAATTTAGAGAAGTGGATGCTGAACCAACACTGTTGATAACTGCTGACCAA GTTGTGGTTCATGGAGGGATGATACGAGAAAAACCAGCTGACGCTGATGAAGCACGAGAATTTATTAAAG GTTATTCTGCCGGTCATGCATCAACAGTAGGATCTGTTCTTGTTACCAACCTAAAAACCGGGATCAGGAAAGACGGGTGGGACAAAGCTGAG atatattttcacaaaatacccgatgaaGTCATCGAGAATTTG ATCAAGGAAGGTGATGTACTCTACGTCGCAGGGGGCTTGATGGTGGAACATCCCTTAACTTCGCCTTTTGTTGAAGCAGTG GTCGGTACGATCGACAGTGTAATGGGACTGCCGAAAGCTCTGACCGAAAAACTTATTCAGGAGGCTTTGTAG
- the LOC120265808 gene encoding L-galactose dehydrogenase, translating to MHALVRTLPFPLSKNPNPRNQIARSLMAKLERRELGNTGLKLSCVGFGASPLGNVFGPVSRDEALATVRRALELGINFFDTSPYYGGTVSETVLGDCLRDLGVPRDEIVVSTKCGRYKDGFDFSAERVTKSIDESLQRLKLDYVDIFQCHDIEFGSLDQIVNETIPALQKLKETGKIRFIGITGLPLDIFTYVLDRVPPGSVDVILSYCHYSINDLTLLDLLPYLKSKGVGVISASPLAMGLLTENGPPEWHPASSELKSACKAAANHCKEKGKNISKLALQYSLKNKEVASVLVGMNSVKQVEENVGAALELLNIGQDDDLLEEVETILAPVKNQTWPSGIQQS from the exons ATGCACGCTCTCGTCCGTACTCTTCCCTTTCCCCTCTCCAAAAACCCCAACCCTCGGAACCAAATCGCAAGGTCGTTAATGGCGAAGCTGGAGAGGAGGGAGCTTGGCAACACCGGCCTCAAGCTCAGCTGCGTCGGCTTCGGCGCGTCCCCGCTTGGCAACGTCTTCGGTCCCGTCTCCCGTGACGAGGCCCTCGCCACCGTGCGCCGTGCTCTCGAACTCGGCATCAACTTCTTCGACACCTCTCC GTATTATGGGGGGACGGTGTCGGAGACTGTGCTCGGAGACTGCCTGAGGGATCTCGGAGTGCCGCGGGATGAGATAGTTGTATCTACGAAGTGCGGGCGCTACAAGGATGGGTTTGATTTTTCCGCGGAGAGGGTTACGAAGAGCATTGATGAGAGCTTGCAAAGATTGAAGCTTGATTATGTGGATATTTTCCAGTGCCATGACATTGAGTTTGGGTCTCTTGATCAG ATTGTGAATGAGACAATCCCTGCGCTTCAAAAGCTCAAAGAAACAGGGAAGATTCGTTTCATCGGGATAACAGGGCTGCCGTTAGACATTTTCACATATGTGCTTGATAGGGTGCCGCCTGGTTCGGTGGATGTGATTCTTTCATATTGCCATTATAGCATCAATGATTTAACACTTCTGGATTTACTTCCTTACTTGAAGAGCAAGGGTGTTGGTGTAATTAGCGCATCTCCGCTTGCCATGGGCCTTCTCACAGAAAACGGACCGCCTGAGTGGCATCCGGCGTCATCGGAACTCAAG TCAGCATGCAAAGCTGCGGCAAACCACTGCAAGGAAAAAGGGAAGAACATTTCAAAGCTAGCACTTCAGTATAGCCTGAAGAACAAAGAAGTAGCATCTGTGCTTGTAGGCATGAACTCCGTCAAACAG GTTGAGGAGAATGTTGGTGCTGCATTGGAGCTGTTGAATATAGGCCAAGATGATGATCTTTTGGAGGAGGTTGAAACCATTTTAGCACCAGTGAAGAACCAGACATGGCCAAGTGGTATTCAACAAAGCTAG
- the LOC120264933 gene encoding 7-methyl-GTP pyrophosphatase-like: protein MGEMVGSQSQSSFKIILGSSSIARKKILAEMGYKFEVMTADIDEKSIRREIPEELVTVLAEAKADAIISRLNTKDYKEKDVETTLLITSDIVAVYEGTIREKPTSEEEARQFLRSYSQGHVSTVGSVLVTNLKTGIKHGGIDKAEVYFHDIPDEIIQNLIDERVVFNVAGGLLLEHPLILPFVDTLIGASDSVMGLPKALTEKLIQEALSYNAD from the exons ATGGGGGAGATGGTTGGGAGCCAATCTCAATCCTCATTCAAG ATTATCTTGGGGTCCTCGTCAATTGCCCGCAAGAAAATTTTAGCTGAAATGGGATACAAATTTGAAGTCATG ACTGCAGATATAGATGAGAAAAGTATTAGAAGGGAAATCCCTGAAGAACTGGTTACGGTTCTTGCCGAAGCTAAG GCCGATGCCATTATTTCCAGGCTGAACACCAAAGATTACAAAGAAAAGGATGTCGAAACAACACTTCTTATCACTTCTGATATA GTTGCGGTCTATGAGGGAACTATTAGAGAAAAGCCAACCAGTGAGGAAGAAGCTCGGCAATTCCTAAGGA GTTATTCTCAGGGGCATGTATCAACTGTGGGATCAGTGCTTGTCACCAATCTTAAGACCGGCATTAAACACGGTGGAATTGATAAAGCAGAG GTTTATTTTCATGACATACCGGACGAGATAATCCAGAACCTG ATCGATGAACGAGTTGTATTCAATGTTGCCGGTGGCTTGCTTCTAGAGCATCCATTGATACTGCCATTCGTAGACACTTTG ATTGGAGCCTCGGATAGTGTGATGGGACTGCCGAAGGCTCTCACGGAGAAGCTCATACAAGAGGCTCTTTCATATAATGCCGATTAG
- the LOC120264932 gene encoding nucleolar protein 6 isoform X1 — translation MIMEANSMDFKVGELLKEVRIDSAASKTLDKAVSSIVDAIKAIPERVVSSKGAQKFIEDLRVPAKKARFTFKSPESVIVAGSHSIRSIARPDINVDLLVRMPKECFHRNDYLNHRYHAKRCLYLRVIAKSLKSSPLVQKVRWSTFQNEARKPVLILSLVPELSELHGCYIRIIPTASSIFDTSRLSLEKNNVREVSQDGISQPTPRYNSSILEDMFLEDNAEFVKKMFLEWSSLEEALVLVKVWARNRSSIYMHDCLNGHLISVIVAYLATRSGGNCINKSMNAMQIFRITLKFIGTSSAWDRCLSLQPLGQYNLSQEDLKQYLQTFGVVLLDASGCLNLTFRLKRAAFSELQDEAVRTLKCIEKYGDGGFEEIFMTKVDFAAKFDSFLRINLKDCSRLYMPGFCLDDECWRTSEDKLHSLLKQGLNDRVKLIRVTWKNAPFEWNIEDGLSKFSDEPMLVGMLNSTQEKSFRVVDVGPSPEDKEEAIKFRKFWGERAELRRFKDGTIAESTVWDCESWERHLIIKRITEYILWKHFLLPKEDIIHTADQLDFCLHLDGKDSASFSGSLLGAFETLSKRLRNIKEIPLKISSVQPLDPALRHTSVYPPPPHPLAFENSVSQKPPKFATTCIHSLEVMIQLEGSGNWPLDNIAIEKTKAAFLLKIGESLQDKWGVICDATDDEVNVLMSGHAFRLKILHERGVNLLKNQETNKMKSTSLIDKELFLRSQHSSMINGLHGRYPTYGPVVRLAKRWVSSHLFSSFLTEEAIELVVAYLFLNPFPFLAPSSRITGFLRFLRLLSDYDWTFSPMIIDINEDFTSDDLKEINENFMLSRKSYEENAQEVEPAMFLATAYDKSSEAWTKHSPNKTVLKRMASYARSSADLLTNLIMQGSSGPYTWECLFRTPLNNYDAIVLLHQDKLCNPHQVLFPTEMSPGKHVIRGKASNDFHAYMSRGGSNKIVEDAKDKLMINFDPTKCLLDDLRKEFPDTFEVWYDSIGGDAIGLTWKRSSKKRGRESTGNDEVNGEPVDMLKNVGEIGKGFIRSVYLLKAPRLQDQS, via the exons ATGATCATGGAGGCGAACTCTATGGATTTCAAGGTTGGAGAGCTCCTGAAAGAGGTAAGGATCGATTCCGCCGCCTCGAAAACCCTTGATAAAGCTGTCTCTTCCATTGTGGATGCGATAAAAGCGATTCCGGAGCGAGTAGTGTCGTCAAAGGGAGCTCAGAAATTCATTGAGGATCTTCGAGTTCCGGCAAAGAAGGCACGGTTCACTTTCAAGAGCCCGGAGTCCGTCATTGTCGCCGGGAGTCACTCGATTAGGTCCATTGCTCGGCCGGATATCAATGTCGACCTCTTGGTTCGGATGCCCAAG GAATGTTTTCATCGGAATGACTACTTGAACCATCGGTATCATGCAAAGAGATGCCTTTACCTTCGGGTCATTGCAAAGAGCTTGAAATCATCTCCTTTAGTGCAGAAAGTAAGGTGGTCAACCTTCCAGAATGAAGCACGGAAGCCTGTTTTGATTTTGTCTCTAG TGCCTGAGCTTTCTGAACTACATGGATGTTACATAAGGATAATCCCCACTGCTTCTTCTATATTTGATACTTCAAGGTTGAGCTTGGAAAAAAACAATGTTCGTGAAGTCAGTcagg aTGGCATTTCTCAACCAACTCCAAGGTACAATAGCAGCATACTGGAAGACATGTTTTTGGAGGACAATGCagaatttgtcaaaaaaatgtTTCTTGAATGGAGTAGTTTGGAAGAGGCTTTAGTCTTGGTTAAG GTTTGGGCTCGTAATCGAAGTTCCATCTATATGCATGATTGCTTAAATGGTCACTTGATCTCTGTCATAGTGGCATACCTTGCAACAAGATCTGGAGGAAATTGCATCAACAAGTCAATGAATGCAATGCAGATTTTCCGAATTACATTAAAATTTATTG GTACTTCTAGTGCATGGGACAGGTGCCTTTCTCTACAGCCTCTGGGGCAATATAATCTTTCTCAGGAG GATCTGAAACAATATCTACAAACTTTTGGTGTTGTTTTATTGGATGCATCGGGATGTTTGAATTTAACATTTCGATTGAAAAGGGCAGCCTTTTCAGAG ctTCAAGATGAGGCTGTTCGCACACTTAAAtgcattgaaaaatatggagaTGGTGGATTTGAAGAGATATTTATGACAAAGGTTGACTTTGCTGCTAAATTTGATTCTTTCTTGAG AATCAATCTGAAGGATTGTAGTAGGCTATATATGCCAGGCTTCTGTTTGGATGATGAATGTTGGAGAACAAGTGAAGACAAACTGCACTCACTTTTGAAACAAGGACTGAATGATAGAGTGAAATTAATTCGAGTGACCTGGAAAAATGCACCTTTTGAATGGAACATAGAAGAT GGTCTGTCAAAGTTCAGTGATGAACCGATGCTTGTTGGCATGTTAAACAGTACACAAGAAAAGAGTTTTCGAGTTGTTGATGTCGGTCCAAGTCCTGAGGATAAAGAAGAG GCTATCAAGTTCAGAAAATTTTGGGGAGAAAGAGCAGAGCTTAGAAGGTTTAAGGATGGAACCATAGCAGAGAGCACAG TTTGGGACTGTGAATCCTGGGAGAGGCATCTCATTATTAAAAGAATTACTGAATACATTCTCTGGAAGCATTTCCTCCTACCAAAGGAGGACATAATACATACAGCGGATCAGCTTGATTTCTGTCTTCATCTCGATGGCAAAG ATTCTGCATCATTTTCCGGTAGCCTTCTTGGGGCATTTGAAACTCTGTCCAAGAGATTACGCAATATAAAGGAAATTCCATTGAAGATATCAAGTGTGCAACCATTAGATCCAG CTCTAAGGCATACCTCTGTCTATCCTCCTCCACCTCATCCTTTGGCTTTCGAAAATAGTGTTAGCCAGAAACCACCAAAATTTGCTACAACCTGCATCCACTCTCTTGAAGTTATGATTCAG TTAGAGGGATCAGGAAATTGGCCATTGGATAATATAGCAATCGAGAAAACTAAAGCTGCTTTCCTTTTGAAAATCGGAGAAAG TCTTCAGGATAAGTGGGGTGTAATTTGTGATGCAACTGATGATGAGGTGAATGTCCTAATGTCTGGCCATGCCTTTCGTCTTAAAATTCTTCATGAAAGAGGTGTAAACCTATTGAAAAACCAAG aaactaataaaatgaaaagcaCTTCACTGATAGACAAGGAGCTATTCCTCCGCAGCCAACACTCGAGCATGATTAATGGTTTACACGGTCGATATCCTACATACGGGCCAGTTGTGAG GCTTGCAAAGCGATGGGTTTCATCACAtctattttcttctttcctAACAGAGGAGGCAATTGAATTGGTTGTTGCatacctatttttgaatccatTTCCATTTCTTGCACCGTCCTCCCGGATTACTGGATTTTTGAG GTTCTTGCGGTTGCTATCAGACTATGATTGGACCTTCTCTCCCATGATTATTGATATAAACGAGGATTTCACGTCGGATGATTTAAAGGAGATCAAT GAAAACTTTATGCTTAGCAGGAAATCATACGAAGAAAATGCTCAAGAGGTAGAGCCTGCTATGTTCCTGGCTACGGCATATGACAAGTCCTCTGAAGCTTGGACCAAACATTCTCCAAACAAAACG GTACTTAAGCGGATGGCTTCTTACGCCCGGAGCTCTGCAGACCTTTTGACGAACCTCATCATGCAGGGCAGCTCTGGTCCTTACACATGGGAG TGTTTGTTCCGGACACCCTTAAACAACTATGATGCCATagttcttcttcatcaagatAAACTCTGTAATCCTCACCAGGTTTTGTTCCCAACTGAGATGAGCCCAG GAAAGCATGTTATTCGGGGGAAAGCTAGTAATGATTTTCATGCCTACATGTCACGTGGTGGTTCGAATAAAATCGTCGAAGATGCAAAGGATAAGCTGATGATAAACTTCGACCCAACCAAATGCCTATTAGATGATCTAAGG AAAGAGTTCCCGGATACTTTCGAGGTGTGGTATGATTCCATCGGTGGTGACGCAATTGGCCTGACATGGAAGAGAAGTTCGAAG AAACGTGGCCGGGAATCAACTGGCAATGACGAGGTTAATGGAGAACCAGTAGACATGCTGAAAAATGTAGGAGAGATTGGCAAAGGGTTTATAAGGAGTGTTTACCTTCTCAAAGCTCCAAGACTCCAGGATCAGTCATGA
- the LOC120264533 gene encoding 7-methyl-GTP pyrophosphatase-like isoform X2 codes for MAQNGSFKIILGSSSSSRKQILAEMGYDFTVKTADIDEKEIRKDKPEELVVALAHAKADAIISRLQISEFREVDAEPTLLITADQVVVHGGMIREKPADADEAREFIKGYSAGHASTVGSVLVTNLKTGIRKDGWDKAEIKEGDVLYVAGGLMVEHPLTSPFVEAVVGTIDSVMGLPKALTEKLIQEAL; via the exons ATGGCTCAGAATGGTTCTTTCAAG ATAATACTTGGATCGTCTTCGTCTTCTCGGAAGCAAATTTTGGCTGAGATGGGCTATGATTTTACTGTCAAG ACTGCTGACATTGATGAGAAGGAGATTCGGAAGGACAAGCCTGAAGAGTTGGTTGTGGCTTTAGCTCACGCAAAA GCAGATGCAATTATATCAAGGCTTCAGATTAGTGAATTTAGAGAAGTGGATGCTGAACCAACACTGTTGATAACTGCTGACCAA GTTGTGGTTCATGGAGGGATGATACGAGAAAAACCAGCTGACGCTGATGAAGCACGAGAATTTATTAAAG GTTATTCTGCCGGTCATGCATCAACAGTAGGATCTGTTCTTGTTACCAACCTAAAAACCGGGATCAGGAAAGACGGGTGGGACAAAGCTGAG ATCAAGGAAGGTGATGTACTCTACGTCGCAGGGGGCTTGATGGTGGAACATCCCTTAACTTCGCCTTTTGTTGAAGCAGTG GTCGGTACGATCGACAGTGTAATGGGACTGCCGAAAGCTCTGACCGAAAAACTTATTCAGGAGGCTTTGTAG